One Pecten maximus chromosome 16, xPecMax1.1, whole genome shotgun sequence DNA window includes the following coding sequences:
- the LOC117344531 gene encoding sentrin-specific protease 3-like: MAILEEKHRVRCFDSFLLEEIKHRGVSNMPNNVNTAHTEFLFIPLHQQSHWSLIVVDVQRATISYLDPLGIFNEANMKAITDYLRRAGLSLVRDKQFENSKKFPTQKNSYDCGVYILEYARCIASHQRCTQANMKKGRQNIKHSIEEVYL; this comes from the exons ATGGCAATCTTGGAGGAAAAACACCGAGTACGTTGTTTTGACTCGTTCCTTCTGGAGGAAATCAAACATAGAGGAGTCAGTAATATgccaaacaatgtcaacactgCTCACACAGAGTTTCTCTTTATTCCACTACACCAGCAATCTCATTGGTCCCTCATA GTTGTTGATGTTCAGAGAGCAACCATATCCTACCTCGATCCTCTTGGAATTTTCAACGAAGCAAACATGAAAGCTATCAC TGACTATCTGAGGCGTGCTGGTCTAAGCCTAGTCAGGGACAAACAATTCGAAAACTCTAAG AAGTTCCCCACTCAGAAGAACAGCTATGACTGTGGAGTATACATCCTCGAGTATGCACGTTGTATCGCCTCTCACCAACGGTGCACACAG GCGAACATGAAAAAAGGCAGACAGAACATCAAACACAGTATAGAGGAAGTGTACCTGTAA
- the LOC117344530 gene encoding CAD protein-like — protein MRVTGTADQVRGSLCLSDGTKLDGELFGEACDVAGEVVFQTGMVGYPESLTDPSYRKQILILTYPLIGNYGIPSDEDDEFGLRKWFESAQIHVAALVVADLSLHYSHWGATKSLSDWLKEYKVPALYGLDTRELTKKIRENGSMLGKIVREGIDPDSVPFYDPNELHLVGEVSSKAPVVYNSSGNVTICAIDCGIKNNQIRCLCERGAKVLVVPWDYPINSKDYDGLFISNGPGDPQMCDKTISNLRRILDEDENTYKPVFGICLGHQLMSLAIGAKTYKMKYGNRGHNQPCKYDHQRATRCFITTQNHGFAVDEATLAPGWSSLFTNANDKTNEGIVHNTKPFFSTQFHPEHMGGPRDLDILFTVFLDQVRNHTQKVAG, from the exons TTTTTCAGACTGGGATGGTTGGCTACCCAGAATCCCTCACAGATCCCTCGTACAGGAAGCAGATACTGATCTTAACATACCCACTGATAGGGAATTATGGGATACCGTCAGACGAGGATGACGAGTTTGGACTCAGGAAGTGGTTTGAATCTGCTCAGATCCATGTGGCAGCTCTGGTTGTGGCCGATCTGTCCCTACATTACAGCCATTGGGGGGCTACTAAATCTCTGTCAGACTGGCTCAAAGAATACAAAGTGCCTGCCCTGTATG GTTTGGACACAAGGGAACTTACCAAGAAAATACGAGAAAATGGATCTATGTTGGGCAAG ATTGTTCGAGAGGGCATTGATCCAGACTCTGTGCCATTTTACGACCCCAATGAACTCCATTTGGTTGGAGAGGTGTCATCAAAG GCCCCTGTGgtatacaacagttctggaaaTGTTACAATTTGCGCCATTGACTGTGGTATAAAGAACAATCAGATTCGTTGTCTTTGTGAAAGGGGAGCAAAGGTACTGGTTGTGCCCTGGGACTATCCAATCAACAGCAAAG ATTATGATGGCCTTTTTATCAGCAATGGGCCAGGGGATCCGCAGATGTGCGACAAGACAATATCAAACCTGCGACGGATACTGGACGAGGACGAGAATACATATAAACCTGTGTTTGGGATCTGTCTAGGCCATCAACTGATGTCACTGGCTATTGGGGCAAAAACCTACAAAATGAA GTATGGAAACAGGGGCCATAACCAGCCATGTAAATATGACCACCAGAGGGCGACACGGTGTTTCATCACCACACAGAACCATGGATTTGCTGTAGATGAGGCCACCCTAGCTCCTGGCTGGTCTTCCCTCTTCACCAATgccaatgataaaacaaatgaaGGAATTGTACACAATACCAAGCCATTCTTCAG TACGCAGTTTCACCCAGAACACATGGGAGGGCCACGGGATCTTGATATCCTGTTCACAGTTTTCCTTGATCAAGTACGCAACCACACACAAAAAGTCGCTGGGTAA